One window of Perca flavescens isolate YP-PL-M2 chromosome 15, PFLA_1.0, whole genome shotgun sequence genomic DNA carries:
- the LOC114569333 gene encoding uncharacterized protein LOC114569333 yields the protein MSNLEIFSNRRPQTKRRNMSAARKELQEALCCYTEDTLIYIDTVRKFCERKPKWMLGRETELEMMWDIKDRADNKGEGFWEYMKSKATQVTADSRRAELETELAAVLKDTLRGLEKLNCFLDAVENLSVTSLHVFMEENQVFHLPEGISPEHVQVVISAARIICPHLLEFKSDTSVFFLPKLQNVEVLAYQLDSYIKTTQKICEKLEKSSLSDFYLEMNNESLVDLDVDLSEDDIQRMLHHINQLDEIRMNQSFRMVFLYQDEPCSDFIDMFSERQPRMLQFLKDLEENAVQLDRMNTGARISSVAGSSVGAVGGVLSIIGLALSPVTAGASLVLTMTGVGLGITSGVNSAVTTATEIGVNVTQQKKASEVFQSFMKDMHDLQDCLKVEIKEGTSPIDVVVGVGKVISNAASAVKMLKSEELIASAGKVAVQEVKALRNVPRVAADIPDIGQAAVKGPLALSKSARAGLIGLNALFLGMDIFFICKDSISLAKGSKSEVSQFIRARTALWRSELDSLQKIHDFLCEGQLTSEENKAILETPFYPEKEMKKERKTEMEINFDEVDEKQKMFCVIQ from the exons ATGTCCAATCTTGAAATATTTTCGAACCGAAGACCACAGACCAAGAGGAGAAACATGTCTGCTGCAAG AAAGGAACTCCAGGAGGCCTTGTGCTGCTACACCGAAGATACCCTCATCTACATCGACACAGTGAGAAAATTCTGTGAGAGGAAACCCAAATGGATGCttgggagggagacagagttgGAAATGATGTGGGACATCAAAGACAGGGCTGACAACAAAGGTGAGGGCTTTTGGGAATATATGAAGAGCAAGGCGACCCAGGTGACTGCAGACAGCAGGCGTGCAGAGCTGGAGACGGAGCTGGCTGCTGTGCTGAAGGACACTCTGAGAGGCCTGGAGAAGCTCAACTGCTTTCTGGATGCTGTGGAGAATCTTTCGGTCACCTCACTTCATGTGTTCATGGAGGAGAACCAGGTGTTCCATCTGCCAGAAGGGATCAGTCCTGAACATGTTCAGGTTGTCATCTCTGCTGCACGGATAATCTGCCCTCATCTCCTCGAGTTTAAAAGCGATACAAGTGTTTTCTTCCTTCCTAAACTTCAGAATGTGGAAGTGCTGGCATATCAGCTGGACAGTTACATAAAGACCACCCAGAAAATCTGCGAGAAGTTAGAGAAAAG CTCCTTAAGTGACTTTTACCTGGAGATGAATAATGAATCTCTGGTGGACCTCGATGTGGATTTGTCTGAAGATGACATACAAAGGATGCTTCATCACATTAATCAGCTTGATGAAATCAG GATGAACCAGAGCTTCCGTATGGTGTTCTTGTATCAGGACGAGCCGTGTTCTGACTTCATCGATATGTTCAGCGAGCGACAGCCCCGGATGCTGCAGTTCCTAAAAGACCTGGAGGAGAATGCTGTTCAGCTCGACAGGATGAACACGGGGGCAAGGATCTCCAGTGTGGCTGGCAGCTCAGTGGGGGCAGTTGGAGGTGTGCTTTCCATCATTGGTTTGGCATTAAGTCCTGTAACAGCTGGAGCGTCTTTAGTGCTGACAATGACTGGGGTAGGGCTGGGAATTACCAGCGGAGTCAACAGTGCTGTCACCACTGCCACAGAGATTGGAGTAAACGTTACACAACAGAAGAAAGCCAGTGAAGTCTTCCAGAGCTTCATGAAGGATATGCATGATCTGCAGGATTGTCTGAAGGTTGAGATCAAAGAGGGAACCAGCCCGATAGATGTGGTTGTGGGAGTTGGCAAGGTGATTTCAAATGCTGCCTCTGCTGTAAAGATGTTAAAAAGTGAGGAGCTGATTGCAAGTGCTGGCAAAGTGGCAGTGCAGGAAGTAAAAGCCTTACGTAATGTGCCCAGGGTGGCAGCAGATATCCCAGATATCGGACAGGCAGCAGTCAAAGGGCCTCTTGCTCTCTCCAAGTCAGCCAGGGCCGGGCTCATCGGGCTCAATGCTCTTTTCCTCGGCATGGATATCTTCTTCATCTGTAAGGACAGCATCAGTCTGGCCAAAGGCAGCAAATCTGAAGTCTCTCAGTTCATCAGAGCCAGAACTGCACTTTGGCGCTCAGAATTGGATTCATTGCAGAAGATCCATGACTTCCTGTGTGAAGGTCAGCTGACATCAGAGGAAAACAAAGCTATCCTGGAGACCCCATTTTATCCAGAGAAGgagatgaagaaagaaagaaaaacagaaatggaaatTAATTTTGATGAAGtggatgaaaaacaaaaaatgttttgtgtaaTACAGTAG